DNA sequence from the Pseudomonadota bacterium genome:
AGATGCAGGGTCATGCCGTCGTGGAAGGTGATCACGGGCAGGGCGTCCTGCGCCGCGGGTTCGAGGTCGAAGGCGATGCGCGCCTTGTTGCCGGCCTTGCCGCCCTCGGCGAGGCGCTTGCGCACGTTTTCGTGGGCGATCACGGCGGCGCCGTAGTCGCCTTGGAAGGTCTCGTTCCCACCCGTGTGATCGCCGTGGTAGTGGGTGTTGATGACGAAGCGGATCGGTGCGGCGTCACCGGCGAGTTCAGCGAGTGCGTTACGAATTTTGCTCGCCAGCGGGGCGTACTGGTCGTCCACGATGATGACCCCGTCCTCGCCTGCGCTCACGCCGATGTTGCCGCCTGCGCCCGTGAGCATGTAGACGGATCCGGCGACCGCCTGGGCGTCGATCTGGACCTCGCTGAAGTCCTGCTGGGCCTGTGCTGTGGCCACGGCGAGCAGCGATAGCGCCGCGACCAGCAGCCGGGGCTCGGCGCTGCGTGAGAGGCGAGACATGGGGCGAATCCCTACGCGTGGAACCAGGCGCTGAGGGTAGCGGATTGCGCGGGACGACGCCTCCGGTGCCGGGGAGGCGACGGACTAACCATAAAACATGACGCAAATTCGGCGACTCTTCAATCGCGCAATCTGTGTTTGACAATAATTTCGGCGCTGGTGAACACTCCGGGGGCGATTTGCATGCTGCAGGTTGCCGGTTCCGGGGATCGGGTGTTGTCGGATAGCCAACCCGAGGAGCCGTCGGCCACCGCTGCTGCTTTGCAGTACGTACTGCCGCTTGCCGGTCGCGCATCGCCCGTTCGTGAGAGCACGACAATCGCCCGTGACCCGTTCGATGGTCACCGCTCGGGCAACGCACCGCGACTCCTGAGGAGTGCGGTGGCATTCACTAACGCTAGGAGAGATGACCCATGGGGATCAGAACGGTGGCCGTATTGGCATCGCTCGCCGCAACGGCGGCGAGCTATGCAGGGGACGGCACGATCCGCGTACCGCAGGGTGCGCAGACCATTGCCGGCCAGTACATCGTCGTGTTCAACGACGATGCTGGCCTGGTACGAGGCGCCGAGTCAGGCGTGCGAGAGCTGGCGACGCGCCTAACGGGCCAGTACGGCGGCGACGTGGAGCGCACCTACGCGTGGGCCCTGCGCGGCGCGACGGTGCGCGCCGACGAGGCCACCGCGCGCAAGATCGCGGCGGACCCGCGCGTGAATTACGTGGAGCAGGACGCGATGTCGCGCGTGGTGGGCGATCAAGCCAACCCCACCTGGGGCATCGATCGGGTGGACGAGCGCTCCCTGCCCCTCGACAACAACTACCACTGGGACTTCACCGGCAGCGGCGTGGAGGTCTACGTCATCGACACAGGCATCCGCACCAGCCACGTGGACTACGGCGGCCGCGCCGTGTGGGGTGCTGATTGCATCGGCACGGGACAGTCGGACAACAACGGTCACGGCACGCACGTGGCGGGCACCGTTGGCTCCGCTACCTGGGGCGTGGCTAAGGACGCGACCCTCGTCGCCGTGAAGGTGTGCAACGGTAGCGGCAGCTGCCCTAACAGCGCCATTACCTGCGGTATCGACTACGTGACCTCGCGCAAGCTGAACAACCCGTCGATCCCGATGGTGGCCAACATGAGCCTCGGCGGCGGCTTCTCCCAATCGGAGAACGACGCGGTCGACGGCTCGGTGAACGCGGGCGTGTTCTATGCCGTGGCGGCCGGCAACGACAACGGCTTCAACGCCTGCAATCTTTCGCCGGCCTCGGCGCCGAACGCCTACACGGTGGGTTCGACGACCAGCTCGGATGCGCGCTCGTCCTTCTCCAACATCGGCGTCTGCCTGGACATCTTCGCGCCGGGTTCGTCGATCACCTCCACCTGGAACACCTCCAACAACGCCACCAATACGATCAGCGGCACCTCCATGGCCACCCCGCACGTCGCCGGTGCA
Encoded proteins:
- a CDS encoding MBL fold metallo-hydrolase; the encoded protein is MSRLSRSAEPRLLVAALSLLAVATAQAQQDFSEVQIDAQAVAGSVYMLTGAGGNIGVSAGEDGVIIVDDQYAPLASKIRNALAELAGDAAPIRFVINTHYHGDHTGGNETFQGDYGAAVIAHENVRKRLAEGGKAGNKARIAFDLEPAAQDALPVITFHDGMTLHLNGEDIRAMHLAHGHTDGDAIIYFAKANVVHMGDNFVTYGFPFVDLSAGGTVDGMIHTVEHVLSALPEDVKVIPGHGDLSTTADMRRFVAMLRDTQARVKAAHEEGVSLAQMKEQNLLAAWADAWGGGFVKVNDFIDTLYNDLTQQQTSARDPDAHGHH